In one Erinaceus europaeus chromosome 3, mEriEur2.1, whole genome shotgun sequence genomic region, the following are encoded:
- the EREG gene encoding proepiregulin, producing the protein MEPCGAGRVPALLFCLGFHLLQTVLSASVIPLCAPGEFEENCTGLVQTEDSPRVAQVYVTECSSDMDGYCFHGQCIYVVNVSENHCRCDLGYTGRRCEHFILTVQKPLSKEYVALTVILILLFLVIIAGSTHYFCRWYRHRKSKESKNEYEKVTAGDPVLPQV; encoded by the exons GTTTCCATCTTCTGCAAACAGTTCTCAGTGCAAGTGTGATTCCTTTGTGTGCTCCAGGAGAGTTTGAAGAGAACTGCACAGGTTTAG TCCAGACAGAAGACAGTCCACGTGTGGCCCAAGTTTATGTAACAGAGTGCAGCTCTGACATGGATGGCTACTGTTTCCATGGACAGTGCATCTATGTGGTGAATGTGAGTGAAAATCACTGCAG GTGTGATCTGGGTTATACTGGTCGTCGATGTGAGCACTTCATTTTAACTGTCCAGAAACCACTGAGCAAAGAGTATGTGGCTCTGACTGTGATTCTGATTCTCTTGTTTCTTGTCATCATTGCTGGTTCCACACACTACTTCTGCAGATG GTACCGACATCGAAAAAGCAAAGAATCAAAGAATGAGTATGAAAAGGTGACAGCAGGGGATCCGGTGCTGCCACAAGTCTGA